A genome region from Thermomonospora amylolytica includes the following:
- the npdG gene encoding NADPH-dependent F420 reductase has translation MSEQKTPYDLPDVSGLSLGILGGTGDQGKGLARRFAMAGHQVIIGSRNAERARQAAEELGLSIRGAENAVAAAEPDVVIVAVPWEGHRATLESLRAELAGKIVVDCVNPLGFDKRGAFALQVEEGSAAEQAAAVLPDSRVVAAFHHVSAKLLLDPEVAEMELDVLVLGDDREATDTVQALAGRIGGMRGIYGGRLRNARQVEAFTANLISINRRYKAHAGLRVTDV, from the coding sequence ATGAGTGAGCAGAAGACGCCCTACGACCTCCCGGACGTCAGCGGTCTGTCCCTGGGCATCCTGGGCGGCACCGGCGACCAGGGCAAGGGTCTGGCCCGCCGTTTCGCGATGGCCGGCCACCAGGTGATCATCGGTTCCCGCAACGCCGAGCGGGCCCGGCAGGCCGCCGAGGAGCTGGGCCTGTCGATCCGCGGCGCGGAGAACGCGGTGGCCGCCGCGGAGCCCGACGTGGTGATCGTGGCGGTGCCCTGGGAGGGGCACCGGGCCACGCTGGAGTCGCTGCGCGCCGAACTGGCCGGGAAGATCGTGGTCGACTGCGTGAACCCGCTGGGCTTCGACAAGCGCGGCGCGTTCGCGCTCCAGGTCGAGGAGGGCAGCGCGGCCGAGCAGGCCGCGGCGGTGCTCCCCGACAGCCGGGTGGTCGCCGCGTTCCACCACGTGTCGGCCAAACTGCTGCTGGACCCCGAGGTGGCCGAGATGGAACTGGACGTGCTCGTGCTCGGCGACGACCGGGAGGCCACCGACACGGTGCAGGCGCTGGCGGGCCGGATCGGGGGCATGCGCGGCATCTACGGCGGCCGGCTGCGCAACGCCCGCCAGGTGGAGGCGTTCACCGCCAACCTGATCTCCATCAACCGCCGCTACAAGGCCCACGCGGGCCTGCGCGTCACCGACGTGTGA
- the panB gene encoding 3-methyl-2-oxobutanoate hydroxymethyltransferase: MSSAAPSTAPDANALYGGKAGDRRVTVRDIAAAKRRGEKWPMLTAYDAMTARVFDEAGIPVLLVGDSAAMVVYGYDSTIPVTVDDLIPLTAAVVRGSRRAMVVADLPFGSYQTSVAEGLSTAVRFMKETGAHAVKLEGGRRVLPQVEAMVAAGIPVMGHLGLTPQSVNVFGGYRVQGRGEAGEELMADAKALEAAGAFAVVLECVPTELAARVTASLSIPTIGIGAGDACDAQVLVWQDMAGLTPRTAKFVKKFADVATVLGDAARAYAEEVVSGAFPGPEHSYR; this comes from the coding sequence ATGTCTTCTGCTGCCCCCAGCACCGCCCCCGACGCCAACGCCCTGTACGGCGGCAAGGCCGGCGACCGCAGGGTGACCGTGCGCGACATCGCGGCCGCCAAGCGACGCGGCGAGAAGTGGCCCATGCTGACCGCCTACGACGCGATGACCGCCCGCGTGTTCGACGAGGCCGGCATCCCCGTCCTGCTGGTCGGCGACTCGGCCGCCATGGTGGTGTACGGCTACGACTCCACCATCCCGGTCACCGTGGACGACCTGATCCCGCTGACCGCCGCGGTCGTGCGCGGCTCCCGGCGGGCGATGGTGGTGGCCGACCTGCCGTTCGGCTCGTACCAGACCAGCGTCGCCGAGGGCCTGTCCACCGCGGTGCGGTTCATGAAGGAGACCGGCGCGCACGCCGTCAAGCTGGAGGGCGGCCGCCGGGTGCTGCCCCAGGTCGAGGCGATGGTCGCGGCCGGCATCCCGGTGATGGGCCACCTCGGGCTCACCCCGCAGTCGGTGAACGTCTTCGGCGGCTACCGGGTGCAGGGCCGCGGCGAGGCCGGCGAGGAGCTGATGGCCGACGCCAAGGCGCTGGAGGCGGCCGGCGCGTTCGCGGTGGTGCTGGAGTGCGTGCCCACCGAGCTGGCCGCGCGCGTCACCGCCTCGCTGTCCATCCCCACGATCGGCATCGGCGCCGGTGACGCCTGCGACGCGCAGGTGCTGGTCTGGCAGGACATGGCCGGGCTGACCCCGCGCACCGCCAAGTTCGTCAAGAAGTTCGCCGACGTGGCGACCGTGCTCGGCGACGCCGCCCGCGCCTACGCCGAGGAGGTCGTCAGCGGCGCCTTCCCCGGCCCCGAGCACTCCTACCGCTGA